One Pantoea eucalypti genomic region harbors:
- the hisF gene encoding imidazole glycerol phosphate synthase subunit HisF — protein sequence MLAKRIIPCLDVRDGQVVKGVQFRNHEIIGDIVPLAQRYAAEGADELVFYDITASSDGRVVDKSWVSRVAEVIDIPFCVAGGIKTPEDAARILEFGADKISINSPALADPSLITRLADRFGVQCIVVGIDTWFDEASGKYQVNQYTGDEARTRVTQWETLEWVQEVQKLGAGEIVLNMMNQDGVRNGYDLVQLKKMRQVCHVPLIASGGAGTMQHFLNAFTEANVDGALAASVFHKQIINIGELKSFLIDNGVEIRAC from the coding sequence ATGCTGGCAAAACGGATAATTCCCTGCCTGGACGTACGTGACGGCCAGGTGGTCAAAGGCGTACAGTTTCGCAATCACGAGATCATCGGTGACATCGTGCCGCTGGCGCAGCGCTACGCCGCTGAAGGTGCCGATGAACTGGTGTTCTATGACATCACCGCCTCATCTGATGGCCGCGTCGTCGACAAAAGCTGGGTGTCGCGCGTGGCTGAGGTGATTGATATTCCGTTCTGCGTAGCAGGCGGGATTAAAACCCCGGAAGACGCGGCGCGCATTCTGGAGTTTGGTGCGGATAAGATTTCGATTAACTCACCAGCGCTGGCTGATCCTTCGCTGATCACCCGCCTCGCTGACCGTTTCGGTGTTCAGTGTATTGTGGTCGGCATTGATACCTGGTTTGATGAAGCCAGCGGTAAGTATCAGGTGAATCAGTACACCGGTGACGAGGCGCGTACCCGCGTGACACAGTGGGAAACGCTGGAGTGGGTGCAGGAAGTCCAGAAACTGGGCGCAGGCGAAATCGTGCTGAACATGATGAACCAGGATGGCGTGCGAAACGGCTATGACCTGGTGCAGCTGAAGAAAATGCGTCAAGTCTGCCATGTGCCCCTGATCGCCTCTGGCGGTGCCGGCACGATGCAGCACTTCCTCAACGCGTTTACTGAGGCGAATGTGGATGGTGCTTTAGCGGCCTCGGTATTCCATAAGCAGATTATTAATATTGGTGAGCTGAAAAGCTTCCTGATCGACAACGGAGTGGAGATTCGCGCGTGCTAA